The DNA sequence GGTCGGCTGCGCGCGGTCGATCCCGGAGCGCCACAGTGCCGCCTCGATGGGATCGACCGAGAGCAGCGTGCACCCGAGCGCTCGCGCGAGTTCGCCGGCGACAGTGCTCTTGCCAGAGCCGGGGAGCCCGGCCATCACGATCAGCATGGCTTCATTCTGGCGTCGGGTGACGCCAGGAGCCGGTCGCCGCTGCCGGCTAGTTGCCCCAGGCGGAGGCGGGGGCCGTCACGATCTGGACGGGGGACGTGCTCCAGTGCGAGCCGTAGCCGTAGTGGCTCCCCGCCCACGGGGAGGCCCAGATCGCGGCCGCCGTCACGTCGGCGCTCGTGCCGGCCGTGAGTCCGGCGACGACGGCCGGGTAGCCGCGCTGCAGGTTCTCGGCGCAGTACTTCGCGGCCGTCACCAGGTCGGGGTAGCTGCCGAGACCGGCGCCGCCTCCCGAGCCGTAGCCGTTGTTGAGAGGATTGTTACGGTTCCACCAGTCCGGCGGGCCGTTCTCCTGGCGCATCCAGCGCAGCATGAAGTCCACGTTGGCCTTGGTCGTCGGCCAGCCGCCGAACATCAGCACCAGCTCCGCCCACGACTCGTTCGTGCCGATGCGGGCGAGGCTCTCGATGCTGTCCGTCGCGCCGAGGGTGTCGCGGTCCACGACGGGGGCGCCGATCGTGGCGTCCACCAGGAGGTGCTGTACGGCCTCCGACGCGGGAGCGCCCGGCGCAAGGGTCGTGGCGTCCGGGCCGATCACGGTCGCGGCGAGCGCGGCGTCCGTCGGCACGATGGAGAAGCCGCAGACCAGCGCGATCACCGCGAGGGAGACGCCGAGGCGGTGGTGGAGCGGGAGCTGCAGCGGGCGGCGCCTGCGGCGGGGTGCGGACGCGGTCCGGGGCGGCTCCGCAGCGCTCGACCGCCTCGCCGCGGGTACGGCGGCGCGACGGCCTGCCGAGCGGCGGCCGCGCATGCGAGGGGGTTCCGCGGACGTCATACCCGATCGAGGGTACCAGCGGCTCGCTTTAAGGGAACCCGGGAGTCGCGCCGTCACTCGGCTGGGAGCGGCGCGCGCACGTGCCCTTCGGCGGCCGTCGCACCCGGGTCGACCGGGCGGCGGACGCTCATCACCACGACGCACACGACGATGGCCGCGAAGAGCACCAGGCTGACCGGTCCCGTGCCCAGGTCGAGGCCTCCACGCGCGTGCGAGACGGCCAGCCAGTCCGAGATCGAGGCTCCGAACGGGCGGGTCAGAACATATGAGGTCCAGAAGGCGGCGGTCGCGCCGAACCCCCACCAGCGGTACGCGACGCCCGGAATGGCGAACAGCACGCCGAACAGGATCCCGGATACCAGGTAGCCGAGGCCGAACGTCGTCGCGGTGAGGTCGCCGACCGCCGTGCCGAGCGCGAAGGTCGCGAGGACGGCGCACCAGTAGAAGAACTCCCGGGCGCGCGTGTCGATGTGGTGCACCGACAGGGTCCGCTGCGTGCGGTACCAGACGACGAACACCGCGGCCAGCACGATCGCGAACACGATCGTCGACACCAGGTACGGGATGCCGATGACGATGTGCATCACGTCGGCCACCATCGTGCCGAACACCGCCACCATCAGCACGGTCAGCCAGTACACCCACGGGATGTAGCGGCGCACCGCGAACTGGAGCACCAGCGCGGCGGCGAACACCACGAACGCGGCGATCACGGCGATGACCGGGTCGTAGTTCTTGACCAGGAAGTCGGAGGTCGTCTCCCCCATCGCGGTGGTCAGCAGCTTGGTGACCCAGAACAGCGCGGTGACGGCGGGGACCTTGTTGCGGAGCATCCCGCCAGCATTCCGCAGCGCCTCCCAGAATCCTCTGAGAGGACCGGGCCGGGCTGGGCGCTGGGAGCGGATTTGGGATCCTTAGCGGCATCTGGGGAGGCGGCGCGGAGGCTGGATGGTCGAGGAGGGATCCATGACCGCAACCACACCCCGCCGCGCGCGCACCGGAGACGGCACGGCCCGGCGCACCTCCACGCCGTCCACGCACCTGCACAGCGCCGACGCCGCCGCAGCGCGCGGCATCGTCCTCCCGCTCACCGTCATCCTCCTGGTGGTCCTCGCCGGGCTCGCGATCGTGGCGTCCCCTGCCATCACCGCGTGGGACCTCGGCGTTATCCGCACCGTCGAGTCCGCACGCACGCCGTTCCTCGACGCTGTGACCCTGACGGACTCCGTCCTGTTCTCGCCGGTCGCGGCCCTGCTGATCGTGGCCGTGATCTCCGCGGCGACCTGGCTCGCCCGGCGGAGGCTCGCGCCGGCGCTGGCGTTCGCCGCGCTCGCGCTCCTCCCGTGGCTGGGCAGCACCGTCGTCAAGGACATCGTGCGGCGTCCGCGCCCGCTGCCGGTGGACCTCCCGCACCACGTCCTCACGGACAGGGGGTTCAGCTTCCCGAGCGGGCACACCAGCTTCGCCGTCGCGCTCGGCCTCGCGCTGCTGATCGCGTTCGGGCACGGCCGGCTCCGGAAGCCGCTGATCGCCGTCGCGGTGGTCATCGCGCTAGTCACCGCGTTCTCGCGCGTCTACCTCGGCGTGCACAACCCGTCCGACGTGCTGGCGTCGCTCGTCTACGCGACGGCGGCCGTCCTCCTGGTGCTCGGCGTCCTGCGGCTGATCGCGCCCGCGGTGGAGCGGATCCCTCTCATCGGCCCGGGGCTGATCGGTCCGGGGCTCGACCCGCGCGACCGTCGCGAACCGCGGAGGCCGCGATAAGTTGAACGACATGGAGGCCACCCGACTGCGCGTGCTGCTCGTCGAGGACGACGCGCGCCTCGGCCCGCTGATCGAGCAGGTGCTGTCGGAGTCCTACGACGTGACGCGCGTTGTCGACGGGGAGGCCGGGCTGGCGGCCGGGCTCGGCGAGCGCTTCGACGCGATGGTCGTCGACCGCCGGCTGCCGGGCATCGACGGCGTGACCCTCGTCGGCAAGCTGCGCGACGGCCGCGTCGTCGCGCCGATCATCATGCTCACGGCGCTCGGCGCCCTCCGGGACCGCGTCGAAGGCCTGGACGCCGGAGCGAACGACTACCTCGTCAAGCCGTTCGAGTTCGACGAGCTGCTGGCGCGGCTGCGGGCGCTGACCCGGACCTACACCGGCGAGGGCCGCGAGCTGCCGGTCGGCGAGTGGAGGTTCTACCCGGAGAGCCGCAGCATCTACTCGCCCTACGAGGGGCGCATCCAGCTGACCGAGCGGGAGTCCGACCTGCTGCGGCTGCTGGCGGAGAGCCCGCTGCGGACATTCTCGCGCGCGCACATCCTGGAGGCCGTATTCGAGGCGGACGAGCAGCCCGGCACCGTGGACACCTACGTGCACTACCTGCGGCGGAAGACCGATCCCGAGATCATCGCGACCGTGCGCGGCGAGGGCTACCGGCTGGGGCAGCTGTGAGGCGGCACTCATGACCAGACGGGACGACGTCGACTTCCGGGAAGTCCGCCGCGCCTCGCGGACGGTCGGACTCCAGCTCACGATCGCGTCCGGCGCTCTGGTCGTCGCGGCGATCGGGGTGGCGTTCTTCTTCGTCCTCGACCAGCTCCAGCCGAAGGAACTGCAGGAGGCCCCGCGTCCCGGCGAGCACAAGATCTACATCGACACCGTGGACGCGATGATCGCGTTCATCGTGGTCGGAGTGCTGGCGGTGGTCGTCGCGGGCGTGCTCGCGGTGGTCGTCACACGGCGCGCGGTGCGTCCGCTCGGGGAGGCGCTGCGCCGGCAGCGGGACTTCGTCGCGGACGCCAGCCACGAGCTCCGCACGCCGCTGGCGGTGCTGGACGCGCGCCTCCAGGTGCTGCAGCGCGGCCTCCCGGACGGCGACCCGTCGACGGCGACGGTGGCCGAGCTGCGCGATGACACCCGCACGCTGATCGAGGTCGTGAACGATCTGCTGCTCGCCGCGGACCCCGAACGCGAGCGCGCTGCGGCGTCGGACGGACCCGTCCCGCTGGCCGAGCCGGTGCGGCGAGCGGTCGACTCCCTCGGGGTGCTCGCGGAGCAGGCCGGGGTGGAGGTGCGGCTGGAGGTGCGCGACGAAGTCGCCAGCGATGTCCCGGCGACGACGCTGCAGCGTTGCGCGACGGCGCTGCTCGACAACGCGGTCGCGCACTCCCCCTCCGGCGGCGTGGTGACGGCGACGATCCGGCGGGAGGGGCGCTCGGCGTACCTGACGGTCGCGGATCAGGGCCCCGGCATCCAGGGCATCGACCCGGCACGGATCTTCGACCGGTTCGCCCGCGCCGCGCCGAGCGCGCCGACGGCCCCCGGCCGCTCCCGCTCGGGCTTCGGGATCGGGCTGGCCCTGGTGCGGGAGGTCGCGGTCCGCCACGGCGGCGAGGTGCGGGTGGCCTCGACGGGCCCGGAGGGCACGGCCCTCGAGCTGCGCCTCCCGGCCCGCTGAGCGGCCCACCGGCCACATCCCGCCGGCCCTCGATCCCGCCACCCCGCCATCCCGCCACGGGATGTCCGGAACTCCGGAGATTCGCCCCGCAGCCTCTGGAATGTCCGGAGTTACGGACTCCCGAGCGGCGTGTCGCCGCAGAACTCCGGAGTTACCGGCACCGCGCCCAATTCCGGAGAGTTCGGCGGAAGAGGGCCGTGAATGACCGTAGTTCCGGAGATTCGAGGGCGAATGGTGCGGATCTCCGGAGTTGGTGTCGCCGCGCGCGTCGTGCGGCGGCCGGCCGCGGCGGCCGCTAGCGGATGGGGGCCGAGTCGTTCAGGCGGGCCAGCAGGTCGGCCAGGCGGCCGACGTCGTCGGCGCCCCACTGGCGGAGGCTGCGGTAGAGCTGGGCCTGGTCGGCCGCGCGAGCCTCGTTGACGCGCTCGATCGCCGCCGGGGTCGCGACCAGGAAGCTGGCGCGGCGGTCGGCCGGGTCGGTGCGGCGCTCGACGAAGCCGAGCTCCTCCAGGATGCGGACCTGGCGGCTGACGACGCTCTTGTCCGTCGCGAGCTCGCCGGCGAGGGCGCCCGCGTGCACGGGGCCGGTCCGCACCAGCGTGTTCAGCAGCTTGAAGCCGACCGGCTGGAGGTCGGGGTGAACGCGCGCGGACCGCTCGCGCATCCCGGCGCTCACCCGGTTGAAGAGGATCGTGAACTGCTCCTCGACCGACGCGATCGCCGCGTCCGCCGGGTCGGCCGAGCCGGCCGCCGGCCCGGAACGGGCGGTGCTGTCGTGCAGCGCCGCCCGCTCCGTGTTGTCCATGGCCGCGATCATAACGCGTCCCGTCAGCGTCGTTCCTGAGTGCCGATCGACCCGGTCGCCGGCGCTCCGATCATCGCCTCGGCGACCTCCACGACCGTCTCCTCGGCCTGCTCGGCAGCCGACTCGGGAGCGCCGGCCGCTGCCGCGTCCTCGTCCAGCTGCTGGATCGCCGTCTTCGTGCCGAGCTTCGTGTTCGGCAGCAGCAGGATCGCGATGATCGTCACGATCGCCAGCGGCACCGCCACCAGGAAGATGTCCGCGACCGCCTGGCCGTAGACCGCCTCGATGATGGTCCGGATGCCGACCGGCAGCTTGCCGACCTCGGGCAGCGTCCCGCTCTGCAGCGTCTGGGCGATCTCCATGCCCTTCTGGCCGAGCTTCGCGATGGCGACCTGGAGGTCGTGCTGCCGGTCGGCCATCAGGTCGGTGACCTTGGTGCCGAGCAGGCTGCCCATCACCGAGACACCGATGGTGCCGCCGAGGCTGCGGAAGAACGCGACGTTCGAGCTCGCCGCTCCCAGCTGCTCCGGGCGCACGGTGTTCTGCACGATGAGCACCAGGTTCTGCATGACCATGCCGACGCCCGCGCCGAGGATGAGCATGTAGAGGGAGACCAGCACGTAGTTGGTGTCGTACTCGATGGTGCTCATCAGGTAGAGCCCGACGGTCAGCAGCACGGAGCCGGCGACCATGAACGCCTTCCACTTGCCGAACCGGCTGATCAGGTTACCGACGATCGTGGACGAGAGCAGCAGGCCGATGATCATCGGGAGGGTCAGCAGCCCCGACTCGGTCGGGGTCGCGCCGCGGGCGAGCTGCATGTACTGGCCGAGGAAGACCGAGGTGCCGAACATCGCGACGCCGACCGAGATGGAGGCGATGACCGCGAGGGTGAAGGTGCGGTTCTTGAACATCGCCAGCGGGATGATCGGCTCCTTGACGACCAGCTCGGTGATCACCGTGGCGACCAGCAGCGCGACAGCGCCGCCCACCATCCAGAACGTCTGCGCGCTCCACCAGTCGAACTGCGAGCCGGCCATCGTCACCCAGATGAGCAGCAGCGAGATGCCGCCGGCGAGGAAGATCGCGCCGAGGTAGTCGATGCGGACCTTGCGTGCAGGGCGCTTCGGGAGCTTGAGGGTGACCTGCAGCAGGATGATCGCGACGATCGCGACCGGGACGCCGACGAAGAAGTTCCAGCGCCAGCCGACCGAGTCGGTGAGGAGGCCGCCGATCAGCGGGCCGCCGACCGTGCCGACGGCCATGATGCCGCCGAACAGGCCCATGTAGCGGCCGCGGTCACGCGGGCTGATGATGTCGGCCATGATGATCTGACTCAGTGCGGTCAGACCTCCGGCGCCGAGGCCCTGCACGACGCGGAAGCCGATCAGCATGTCCGTGTTCTGCGAGAAGCCGGCGAGCGCGGACCCGAGCACGAACAGCACGAGTGCGAGCTGGATGAGGATCTTGCGGTTGAGCAGGTCGGCGAGCTTGCCCCAGATCGGCGTGGAGACCGTGGTCGCGAGCAGCGTGCTCGTCACGACCCAGGTGAACGCGGTCTGGTTGCCGCCGAGCTCGGAGATGATGCGCGGGAGCGAGGTCGACACGACCGTGCCCGCGAGGATCGAGACGAACATCCCGAGCAGCAGCCCGGACAGGGACTCGAGCACCTGCCGGTGCGACATGGCCGAGGCGGGGGCGTCCTCCCTCGTGGAGACAGTGGACATGTGATTCCTTCGCAGTTGGTTGACAATGAGCAACCATATATAATTAGTGGACCAAAATCAACTAACAATCTGCATTCGTGTAAAATTTCCGAGCATGCAAACTTTTCCCACCATCCCCGAGGCGGCCGCCCCCGCGCCCGGCTTGCGCGAGCGCAAGAAGGCGCAGACCCGCGCCGACCTCGAGCGCGCCGCCGTCGAGCTCGTGCTCGCGCGCGACCTGGATGACGTCACCGTCGACGACATCTGCGCACGCGTCCCGGTGTCGCACCGGACGTTCTTCAACTACTTCGACAGCAAGGAGGACGCGCTGTTCGGCGTCCGCCGGGCCTGGGGCGACCGGTCGCTGGTGACGGAGCGGCTGCAGGAGGCGTACGACGGCAGCGTGGTCGCGGCCGTCATCCAGACGCTGTTCCGCGCCCTCCCCGCCGAGACGGCCGACCCGGCGCTGCACGAGGCGCGCATGCTGATCGCGTCGCGCAACCCGGGGCTGATCCGACGGAGGGTGCGGAGGCTGGACGACCTGCGCTACGGGGTGGTCGCGGCGGTGGCGGAGCTGATCGAGCAGGTGGCGGGAGCGGACGCGGACGCGGTCGGGGGCGACGTGCCGGTGGAGGCTCAGGCCGAGCTGCTCCTGGTCGCGTGCATCGGGGCCGTCCGGATCGCGGTGCGGGAGTGGGCGGAGGCCGGGGCGACCGGTACGCCGGACGAAGTGTCGGCACGGGCGGTGGTGATCGCGCGGTCGCTCGCGGGGCTGGCGCGTCGGTAGCGGAGGAGATCTGCCGGCGCGGCCGGTCAGAACGCAGTCAGCGGAGGAGATCGGGGCGCGCGGAGGGGAGATATCCTCCGTTGCCGGCGGCTCAGGCGGGGCGGAGGGCGGATGTCCCCCGTTGCCGGCGGATCAGGCGGGGCGGAGCTCGGCCAGGAGGACGCGGTCGCCGCCGTGGGTCCACCAGGCGTGGCGGGTCAGGCGGAGGCCGGCGGGGGCGACGGCCGCGGCGAGGAGTTCGGGGGTGCGGAAGCGCTCGTGGTGCGTGGGGTAGGGCGGTGACTCGGCGCCGTGGTGGCCCGCGTGGTGGCCGGTCGCGGCCTCCGTGCCCTGGCCTACGGCCGGGCCGGCCACGGAGGCGTCCGGGCGGCCGCCGTGCTGGGTGAGGTCGACCTCGCCGAAGGTGGCGGTGATCGCGCGGCCTCCCGGGCGCAGCACGCGGACCCACTCCGCGACGGCGGCGTCCGCGTCCGGGAACAGGTGCAGGCCCGTCGCGCACGTCACCAGGTCGAACTCCCCGTCGCCGAACGGGAGCACCGTCGCGTCGCCCTCGACCAGTTTCGCGTCGGGGAGCTCGGCGCGCGCGACCTCCACCATCCCGGCCGACAGGTCGATGCCCGTGAGACGCAGCGCGCCGTCACGTGCGTGCAGCGCCCGCAGCACCAGGCCGGTCCCCGTGGCGACGTCCAGCACGTCCCGCACTCCATCGAGGCCGGCGAACGAAGCCACCGCCTCGGCCAGCTCGCGGTGCATCTCGCTCTGGTCGTACT is a window from the Leifsonia shinshuensis genome containing:
- a CDS encoding phosphatase PAP2 family protein — translated: MTATTPRRARTGDGTARRTSTPSTHLHSADAAAARGIVLPLTVILLVVLAGLAIVASPAITAWDLGVIRTVESARTPFLDAVTLTDSVLFSPVAALLIVAVISAATWLARRRLAPALAFAALALLPWLGSTVVKDIVRRPRPLPVDLPHHVLTDRGFSFPSGHTSFAVALGLALLIAFGHGRLRKPLIAVAVVIALVTAFSRVYLGVHNPSDVLASLVYATAAVLLVLGVLRLIAPAVERIPLIGPGLIGPGLDPRDRREPRRPR
- a CDS encoding MDR family MFS transporter, whose protein sequence is MSHRQVLESLSGLLLGMFVSILAGTVVSTSLPRIISELGGNQTAFTWVVTSTLLATTVSTPIWGKLADLLNRKILIQLALVLFVLGSALAGFSQNTDMLIGFRVVQGLGAGGLTALSQIIMADIISPRDRGRYMGLFGGIMAVGTVGGPLIGGLLTDSVGWRWNFFVGVPVAIVAIILLQVTLKLPKRPARKVRIDYLGAIFLAGGISLLLIWVTMAGSQFDWWSAQTFWMVGGAVALLVATVITELVVKEPIIPLAMFKNRTFTLAVIASISVGVAMFGTSVFLGQYMQLARGATPTESGLLTLPMIIGLLLSSTIVGNLISRFGKWKAFMVAGSVLLTVGLYLMSTIEYDTNYVLVSLYMLILGAGVGMVMQNLVLIVQNTVRPEQLGAASSNVAFFRSLGGTIGVSVMGSLLGTKVTDLMADRQHDLQVAIAKLGQKGMEIAQTLQSGTLPEVGKLPVGIRTIIEAVYGQAVADIFLVAVPLAIVTIIAILLLPNTKLGTKTAIQQLDEDAAAAGAPESAAEQAEETVVEVAEAMIGAPATGSIGTQERR
- a CDS encoding MarR family winged helix-turn-helix transcriptional regulator; translated protein: MDNTERAALHDSTARSGPAAGSADPADAAIASVEEQFTILFNRVSAGMRERSARVHPDLQPVGFKLLNTLVRTGPVHAGALAGELATDKSVVSRQVRILEELGFVERRTDPADRRASFLVATPAAIERVNEARAADQAQLYRSLRQWGADDVGRLADLLARLNDSAPIR
- a CDS encoding COG4705 family protein, producing the protein MLRNKVPAVTALFWVTKLLTTAMGETTSDFLVKNYDPVIAVIAAFVVFAAALVLQFAVRRYIPWVYWLTVLMVAVFGTMVADVMHIVIGIPYLVSTIVFAIVLAAVFVVWYRTQRTLSVHHIDTRAREFFYWCAVLATFALGTAVGDLTATTFGLGYLVSGILFGVLFAIPGVAYRWWGFGATAAFWTSYVLTRPFGASISDWLAVSHARGGLDLGTGPVSLVLFAAIVVCVVVMSVRRPVDPGATAAEGHVRAPLPAE
- a CDS encoding TetR/AcrR family transcriptional regulator, which translates into the protein MQTFPTIPEAAAPAPGLRERKKAQTRADLERAAVELVLARDLDDVTVDDICARVPVSHRTFFNYFDSKEDALFGVRRAWGDRSLVTERLQEAYDGSVVAAVIQTLFRALPAETADPALHEARMLIASRNPGLIRRRVRRLDDLRYGVVAAVAELIEQVAGADADAVGGDVPVEAQAELLLVACIGAVRIAVREWAEAGATGTPDEVSARAVVIARSLAGLARR
- a CDS encoding response regulator transcription factor codes for the protein MEATRLRVLLVEDDARLGPLIEQVLSESYDVTRVVDGEAGLAAGLGERFDAMVVDRRLPGIDGVTLVGKLRDGRVVAPIIMLTALGALRDRVEGLDAGANDYLVKPFEFDELLARLRALTRTYTGEGRELPVGEWRFYPESRSIYSPYEGRIQLTERESDLLRLLAESPLRTFSRAHILEAVFEADEQPGTVDTYVHYLRRKTDPEIIATVRGEGYRLGQL
- a CDS encoding class I SAM-dependent methyltransferase; this translates as MTDDLLAAVRARFDGRAAEYDQSEMHRELAEAVASFAGLDGVRDVLDVATGTGLVLRALHARDGALRLTGIDLSAGMVEVARAELPDAKLVEGDATVLPFGDGEFDLVTCATGLHLFPDADAAVAEWVRVLRPGGRAITATFGEVDLTQHGGRPDASVAGPAVGQGTEAATGHHAGHHGAESPPYPTHHERFRTPELLAAAVAPAGLRLTRHAWWTHGGDRVLLAELRPA
- a CDS encoding sensor histidine kinase, translating into MTRRDDVDFREVRRASRTVGLQLTIASGALVVAAIGVAFFFVLDQLQPKELQEAPRPGEHKIYIDTVDAMIAFIVVGVLAVVVAGVLAVVVTRRAVRPLGEALRRQRDFVADASHELRTPLAVLDARLQVLQRGLPDGDPSTATVAELRDDTRTLIEVVNDLLLAADPERERAAASDGPVPLAEPVRRAVDSLGVLAEQAGVEVRLEVRDEVASDVPATTLQRCATALLDNAVAHSPSGGVVTATIRREGRSAYLTVADQGPGIQGIDPARIFDRFARAAPSAPTAPGRSRSGFGIGLALVREVAVRHGGEVRVASTGPEGTALELRLPAR